The Filimonas lacunae genomic sequence CGCCCAGATACTAAAAAAGATGGATAAAGATGTGTCGTATGCTTATAAGGCACGTTTTACTACCTGTAATCTGGATACCCCGCACTTTGCCTTCCGCACTAAACGCGTAAAAATTATCAATGATAAATTTGCAGTAACGGGCCCGGCTTATCCCGAATTTGAGGGGGTGCCTATGCCAGTGGCTATACCTTTTGGTATTTTTCCATTAGCCCGTGGCCGTCATTCCGGTTTACTACCCCCCCAGTTCACCTCCAATGAAAGTTATGGTTTAGGTTTGGAAGGACTGGGATACTATAAAGTATTAAGTGATAACTGGGACTTGCTTACCCGTGCTAATATATATACGTATGGTGGGTGGGCCTTATACCTTACGTCCAAATACAACAAACGGTATAAATACACAGGTAACCTGAATCTGAGTATTTTGAAAACAAAAATTCTCAACACCTCTACTAATACGCAGCAGGAGTTTACCCAGAATACCAGCTTTTTAATTAACTGGAGTCATTCGTCCGATACCCGGGCACGGCCAGGTACTACTTTTTCGGCCAGTGTAAATGCGGGTAGCACTAAGTATAATAGTTATGTACCCAATAACACTATTACAAACTTCACCAACCAGTTAAGTTCGTCTATAACGTACAGCAAAACCTGGAGCGAAGGCAAATACAACTTAACGGCAAGTGCCAACCACAGCCAGAACAACAACCTGGGCCTGGTAAGTGTAACTTTGCCCACCCTTGCCTTCACTGCTACCACTTTTTATCCTTTCCAGAAAAAAGAATCTGTGGGTTCTGCCAAGTGGTATGAGAAGCTGGGTATTTCCTATAGCGGTAGCTTCTTAAACCAGGTAGCCTTTTACGATTCGGCATTTAGTTTTCGCAAGCTGATTGATACAGCACAGTGGGGTGCCAACCATAGCATTCCTATTTCTATTACGCTGCCGGCTGTAGGCCCGTTACTGTTTACGCCCTCTATTTCATATAATGAAAAATGGTATGGCAACTACCTGCAACGTAGATATGATGACGTAAAAGATACCGTGTATGCAGATATAGTACGTGGCTTCTACACTGCCCGTGAAGTATCGTTTGGTCTTTCTACCAACACGCGTATTTTTGGTACGTTTAGTCTGGGAAAGGATACAAAGCTGCGACACGAGATAAAACCTACATTCAGCATCAACTACAAGCCAGATCTGGTAAGTAAGTATTATGATACATTGAGAGTTCCTGCAACTAACAAACATGCTGCTTACAATACCACCTATAGCAAGTTCGATGGTAGCGTGGTAGGTGGTTTTAGTCAGGGGCGGTTTGGTGGTTTTAACTTTGGTTTTGATAACTTGTTTGAAATGAAAAAAAGAAACAAACAGGATAGCACCGGCGATAATCCCTACAAAAAAATCAAGTTGATAGATGGTTTGAGCTTTAACACAGGGTATAACTTTTTCGCAGATACTTTAAAATGGAGTGCTGTATCTATGGCTTTCCGTAGTACCCTGTTTGAAAAAATCAATATCACAGGTAGTGCTTCACTCGACCCGTATGCTGTGGATTCTTTCGGAAACCGTGTCAACAAACTTTTATGGAAACAAGGCAGCCTGGGGCGTTTTACGGGCGGTTCCTTGTCAGTGTCATCCTCTTTCCAAAGCAAGAAAACCGATAACAGATCGGATGCACAGCGTACGCCTACAGATAATACGATGACCCCCGACGAGCAACAGCGTCAGCTGGAATATGTACGGGCAAACCCGGCAGAGTTTACCGACTTTAATATTCCCTGGACATTACAAACATCCTTGTCGCTTAACTTCAGCCGTATACGTAGAGCTGATTATTCCGGTTACTATACGCAAATCAATAGTTCTCTAAACCTGAATGGCGATTTCAGTTTAACTCCTAAATGGAAACTGGGCGGTACTATTTATTATGATATTAAAAACACGCAGATACAAACCATGACCATGTTT encodes the following:
- a CDS encoding putative LPS assembly protein LptD codes for the protein MTFDASAQNKRKLPSGRVKNTTGIVSDTVPKPGADTTHALIDSAGYRRDSTGRMVKIDTIGMSKDSLDVPIDYTAEDSAIVIIPTRQFYLYGKASVNYNKDKLEANTIHYNQADQTLSAYGGKDTSKNPLNLPTFTQGDTKAIMDSIHYNIKTGKGLTKNSYYQEGEMFVNAQILKKMDKDVSYAYKARFTTCNLDTPHFAFRTKRVKIINDKFAVTGPAYPEFEGVPMPVAIPFGIFPLARGRHSGLLPPQFTSNESYGLGLEGLGYYKVLSDNWDLLTRANIYTYGGWALYLTSKYNKRYKYTGNLNLSILKTKILNTSTNTQQEFTQNTSFLINWSHSSDTRARPGTTFSASVNAGSTKYNSYVPNNTITNFTNQLSSSITYSKTWSEGKYNLTASANHSQNNNLGLVSVTLPTLAFTATTFYPFQKKESVGSAKWYEKLGISYSGSFLNQVAFYDSAFSFRKLIDTAQWGANHSIPISITLPAVGPLLFTPSISYNEKWYGNYLQRRYDDVKDTVYADIVRGFYTAREVSFGLSTNTRIFGTFSLGKDTKLRHEIKPTFSINYKPDLVSKYYDTLRVPATNKHAAYNTTYSKFDGSVVGGFSQGRFGGFNFGFDNLFEMKKRNKQDSTGDNPYKKIKLIDGLSFNTGYNFFADTLKWSAVSMAFRSTLFEKINITGSASLDPYAVDSFGNRVNKLLWKQGSLGRFTGGSLSVSSSFQSKKTDNRSDAQRTPTDNTMTPDEQQRQLEYVRANPAEFTDFNIPWTLQTSLSLNFSRIRRADYSGYYTQINSSLNLNGDFSLTPKWKLGGTIYYDIKNTQIQTMTMFVSREMHCWQMSINITPVGIYKSFNITLNPKSGILRDLKVNRTRSYYTP